A single window of Streptomyces sp. NBC_00464 DNA harbors:
- a CDS encoding SMI1/KNR4 family protein, with amino-acid sequence MQMKELVGQVMATLVKSYFADSPMGAGRRPVIRPPAEPWALAELEARAGQLFEVGYRQFLSLTDGLEGFPLVLLGCQDWEPGGLGEAAEEFRETVLDSDPEDVGISPQTPLFPVAVNVDRSQGIFLIDTAGAAEERFWWTGEGDSFFFVGFADVLAFLNDVGSRDPRESLCT; translated from the coding sequence GTGCAGATGAAAGAACTCGTCGGACAGGTGATGGCCACGCTGGTGAAATCGTATTTCGCCGATTCCCCGATGGGCGCCGGCCGCCGCCCGGTGATCCGTCCGCCTGCGGAACCCTGGGCGTTGGCTGAGCTGGAGGCCCGCGCCGGTCAGTTGTTTGAGGTCGGATACCGGCAGTTCCTGTCGCTTACGGACGGCTTGGAGGGTTTCCCTCTCGTTCTGCTTGGCTGCCAGGACTGGGAGCCCGGGGGTTTGGGCGAGGCTGCTGAGGAGTTCCGGGAGACGGTTCTGGACAGTGATCCCGAGGATGTTGGTATCTCTCCCCAGACTCCCCTCTTTCCAGTGGCCGTCAACGTTGATCGCAGCCAGGGGATTTTCTTGATTGACACCGCTGGTGCCGCAGAGGAACGGTTTTGGTGGACCGGCGAGGGGGACAGCTTCTTCTTCGTCGGGTTCGCTGATGTCCTCGCTTTCCTGAACGACGTGGGTTCCCGTGACCCGAGGGAGTCACTCTGCACCTGA